The sequence CCAAGTATACTGATGACCTGTGTGACAGCCGGGCCCTGGTAGTTAAGCTTGTGCATTCGACCATCGCTCATGGTCTTGTCAAAGCAATTGACATTTCTGAAGCGGAAAAAGTCGAAGGGGTTGTAAAAATTGTTACCTGCTTTGATGTTCCTAAATATTATTTCCCTACGGCGGGACACCCCTGGTCAACGGACCCTCATCATCAGGACGTAGCCGACCGTCTTCTGCTGACAGACAGAGTCAGATTCTATGGCGAAGAGGTTGCGGCAGTAATAGCTGCGAATGATATTGCTGCTGCCCAGGCCGTCAGAAAGGTTAAGGTAGACTATGAGGAATACCCATTTGTGCTTGATGTTCAGGAGGCCATGGAGGAGAGGGCTCCCCAGCTTCATGAAAACTACCCTAACAACATTCTTGGCCACAGCAATCTGCGCATCGGTAATTATCAGGAGGCCATTAAAGAACCCGGGCTGATCAAATTTGATAACTGGTACGATACTCCAACCGTTCAGCACTGTCATATCGAGAATCATATCTGCTACGCCTATGAAGAAAATGGCAGGATTAATATTGTTTCCTCAACCCAGATTCCCCATATTGTCCGCCGGGTTGTCGGTCAGGCCCTGGGTATTTCCTGGGGAAAGGTCAGGGTAGTCAAGCCCTATATCGGCGGTGGTTTCGGCAACAAGCAGGATGCTTTATATGAACCCTTGTGTGCCTACCTTTCAACTCAGGTTGGAGGAAGACTGGTGAAGATCGATGTGACCAGAGAAGAGACTTTTACGAACAACCGTGTCCGTCATGCCATCAGAAGCCATATAATTACCTGGGTACGTCCTGACGGGACCATTGTGGCCAGAAAGCTGGAAGCCTTCTCCAATCAGGGTGCCTATGCTTCTCATGGACATGGTATTGCCGCTAAAGGAATGGGGGCCTTCCCCCAGTTATATCCCTGCCCCAATGTTGAAGCGGATGCTTATACCGTCTTCACCAACCGTACTGTGGCAGGTGCCATGAGAGGCTATGGCATCCCTCAGGCCATGTTTCCTGTGGAGAGCCAGATTGACGATATAGCGCGCCAAATCGGTGCCCATCCCCTGGAATACAGGCTGAAGCATCTGATGCCTGTGGGCTATGTGGATAGCTTCTCCAAAAATGAGAACTACTTTGACAGCTTTAGACAATGTATAGAAAAAGGAAAAGCGGCCATCGACTATGACCGGAAATACGAAGAATACAAGAACCAGACAGGAAATATCCGCAGGGGTATAGGCTGTGCTGTTTTTTGGTATAACACGGCAGTCTGGCCGATCAGTTTGGAAACCTCTTCCTGCCGTATGGTTCTTAATCAGGATGGCTCAGTTCAGCTGCAGTTAGGCGAAACTGAAATAGGTCAGGGTGCCGATACTGTTTTCGCTCAGATGGCAGCGGACATTTTAGGCTTCTCCATGGATAAAATTAATGTGATATCCTGCCAGGACACGGATGTTACACCCTTTGGTACTGGTGCATATGCCTCCAGGCAAACCTACGTCGGAGGGTTTGCCGTCAGGCAGACTGCTGAGCTGCTCAAGACCAAAATATTGGAGTATGCTCACGAATTGACAAGAATGCCGGTATTCAACCTGGAAATAGCAGATAATAATATTGTCCGCACCACGGATGGCCGAATTCTCATGTCAGTGGGAGACCTGGCCTGTGAAGCTCTTTATAGTCTGACCCATTCCCAGCATATTACGGCAGAGGGCACTTACCAAATTAAGACCAATGCCTACTCCTTTGGCTGCTGTTTTGCGGAGGTGGAGGTTGATATCAAATATTGCAAAGTAAAGGTGCTTGATATTGTCAATGTTCATGATTGCGGACAGCTGATTAACCCTGATCTGGCTGAAGCACAAGTTCATGGCGGTATGAGTATGGGCATCGGCTATGCTCTGTCGGAACAGCTGCTCTACGATCCCAAGTCAGGCCGCGCCCTTAATGACAATCTTCTTGATTACAAGCTGCCGACAACTATGGATCATCCTGATCTGGCGGCACAGTTCGTGGAGAATTATGAACCTACCAGTGCCTTTGGCACCAAGGCTCTGGGCGAGCCGCCGGTTTGCCCGGTGGCCCCCGCCATTCGAAATGCGATTTTAAATGCCACAGGTGTCCCCCTGTATAAAATTCCCATGACCCCTCATGTTCTCTTTGAACGTTTTACTGAAGAAGGACTGATTTAAGCGCGGTTTGTCTTTAGTCAGCGGGATTGGTTATGTCTCTCCGCCCAGGGAATTGACTGGATTAATGCGCAGAGATGCCTGGGAAACCCGGGCCTGAAAGGAGTTATTATGTACGATATTAAAGCATTATATGAAGCCGGCAGTATTCGGGAAGCTGTTGAGTTAAGACTTGCCCACCCCGAGGCGGATATTATTGCCGGCGGCAGTGACGTTTTGGTCCAGATGCGTGAAGGGAAACGGGCCGGCAAAGAATTAATCAGTATCTATATGATTGACGAGATGAGAGGAATCAGGCTTGATGAGAATGAAGCAATCAGAATCGGTTCCTTAACCAGCTTTTCCCACATTACCAAACATGAACTCATTCAAAAACACATCAATGTGTTGGGGGAAGCCGTGGATATGATTGGAGGTCCTCAGGTGCGAAACATTGGCACCATAGGCGGCAACACCTGCAATGGTGTGACCTCCGCAGACTCTGCTTCCACCCTCCATGCCTGGGAGGCAATTATCGAGCTCACCGGCCCTGAAGGTGTGAGAAGAATTCCCATCAAGGAATTCTACCTTAAAGCAGGGGTTGTCGATATCAGGGCGGGGGAAATCCAGACGGCTATTATCATTCCGAAAGAAAGCTACGCAGGCTGCAAAGGGCACTATATCAAGTATGCCATGAGAAATGCCATGGATATTGCGACGACAGGCTGTTCCGTCAATGTTAAGCTTTCCGAGGACAAAAAAACCATACTCAAGGTGAGGATTGCTTATGGCGTTGCCGGTCCTGTTCCCATGCGCTGCCCTGCGGCGGAAGTTAAAGCCAATGGTCAGCCGGTCTGCAGTGAGACAGTCAAGGCCTTTGCTGCCGGGGTTCTGGAGGATATCAATCCCCGTGACAGCTGGCGTGCTTCCAAAGCATTCCGTCAGCACATTGCCGTGGAACTGGCAGAGCGCTGTTTAATCGAAGCCATCAGATTGTCCGGAGGTGAGATTTAATGTCAGCACAATATAAACTGGTAAAATGCAGCATCAACGGCAAGGACGTTGAAACCATGGTCGATGTCCGGGCTTCCCTCACCGATATGCTGAGAAACGATTACAGCCTTACCTCAGTAAAAAAAGGCTGTGAGGTGGGCGAGTGCGGAGCCTGTAACGTGATTATCGACGGGGAATGCTTTAACTCTTGTATTTACCTGGCTGTCTGGGCAGAAGGCAAGAAGATTCGTACTTTGGAAAGTCTGCTGGGACCCGATGGGGAGCTTTCCGACATTCAGCAGGCCTTTATCGATGAAACAGCTATCCAGTGCGGCTTCTGTACGCCGGGATTTATTATGACGGCCGTTGAAATCCTGGAAACGGGTCAGGAATATACCAGGGATCAGTTAAGAAAGCTGCTTTCCGGTCATCTGTGCCGCTGCACCGGCTATGAAAATGTTGTTACTGCCGTAGAAAAAACCATGCTCAGACGGCTTGGTAAATTAGATTAATTTCCGGGGTTATAATCATTCTTGAATTGAAGGCATCTCCTGCTAAGAGACAGCTGCAGTAATTGATTGTCAGAAGGTGAGAGTAAAATGTTTATAGTCAACATTAATGGCAAAGATTATCAATCGGAAACCGATCTGAGCTTGATGGATTTTTTGCGAGACGAACTCCAAATAACCTCAGTCAAGAATGGCTGCAAAGAAGGCGCTTGTGGAACTTGTACCGTGATTATTGACGGCAAGACGGTTCGTGCTTGTGTGCAAAAGCTTTCTAAATTAGCCGGCAAAAAGATCCAAACCATCGAGGGCTTTACAGAGAGAGAAAGACAGGTATTTGGCTATGCTTTCGCGGCCAGCGGAGCTGTACAATGCGGATTTTGCATTCCGGGCATGGTTATCAGCGGGAAATCTTTGCTGGACCGAAATCCTGATCCAACCAGAGAGGATGTAAAAGGGTCAATCCGCACCAATATCTGCAGGTGCACAGGCTATAGCAAAATTGAAGATGGGATTCTTTTGGCTGCCAAAATGCTGAGGGAAAACTTGGAGATCCCTGAAATGGTCCAAACCGGGAAGGTCGGGGAGAAAACCTGCCGGGTTGATGCTCTTCCCAAAACCCTGGGGACGGCCATGTATGCTGATGATTTCAGCTTCCCCGGAATGCTGTATGGCAAAAATGTCTTCAGTAAATTTGCCCGTGCTAAAATCCTGGCCATTGATCTAAGTAAAGCGCTGATCATGCCGGGGGTTGTTGCCATTTATACGGCCAAGGATATTCCCGGCCAGAGATACATCGGTCATCTGGCCCAGGACTGGCCGGGGATGATTGATGTGGGAGAACAAACCAAGTGTTGCGGAGATACTCTGGCCATGGTGGTTGCCGAGACGAGGGAACAGGCCATGGCGGCTGTAAAAGCGGTGGAAGTTCAATACGAACCCCTTAATCCCATTTGCACCCCACAAGAAGCTGCCGTTCCCGATGCGCATCAAATTCACGGTGAAGGATTTTGGCAATTCGGCAAATTTCGCATTCCGGAAAATAACCTGTTTGACCATGAAGAAGTAAAACGTGGGGATGCGGAAACTGCCCTGCGCAATGCTAAGTTCGTGGTCGAAGGTACTTTTCAGCTGCCGCCAACGGAACATGCCTTTATGGAACCGGAAACTGCGGTCGCTCTTCCTGACGGAGATGGGGTTAAGGTGATTACAGGGGGGCAGGGGATTTATGATGAATACCATGAAATCAGTGCTTATCTCGGCCTGCCCTTGGAAAAGGTCAGAATTCAAAGTGCCGTGGTGGGCGGAGGATTTGGCGGCAAGGAAGATATGAGCGTCCAGCATCAGGCCGCCCTTTGCGCTTATCTGACCAAACGGCCGGTTAAGGTTGCTTTTAGCCGCCAGGAAAGTATCAACTATCATCCCAAACGCCATGCTATGGAAATCTATTGTAAAATCGGCTGCGACGAAAAGGGTATCCTGCAAGGGATGCAAGCCAGAATAACTTCCGATACCGGGGCTTATGCTTCTCTGGGCGGACCGGTGCTGCAAAGAGCCTGCACCCATGCCGGCGGCCCTTATAATTATCAGAATGTGGATATAGAAGGAAATGCCTATTATACCAATAACCCTCCCGCCGGTGCCTTTCGCGGCTTTGGCGTCACCCAGTCCTGTGCGGTTGTCGAATGTCTTATCAATCAGCTGGCGGAAAAAGCCGGTATTTCCGGTTGGGAGATCCGTTATCGCAATGCCATCAGACCCGGTCAGTCCCTGCCCAATGGCCAGATTGCGGATGAAGGAACGGCTATGGCAGAGACGTTGGCAGCGGTCAAAGAAGAGTTTGAAAAATATGAAGCTGATCCGGATTACTACGTGGGCATCGCTTCGGCTATGAAAAATGCCGGGGTTGGCGTAGGTGTTCCTGATATCGGACGCTGCAATTTGAAAATAATCGGCGGCAAAGTCCATGCCAGGTCCTCAGCGGGGGCAATCGGGCAAGGCATCCAGACCGTTTTGACTCAGGTGATTTGTGATACAACCGGCTTGCTGACGAATCAGGTTGTCGTAGAACATCCGGACACCAAATATACGCCTGACTCGGGTACCACAACGGCATCCCGGCAAACTGTCTTTGCGGGGGAGGCGGCCCGGCAATCAGCTTTGCAATTAAAAGCTGAGTTGGATACAGGGAAGTCGTTGGCGGATTTGGAAGGGAATGAATATATAGGAGAATTTGAGTTCAAAACCGATCCCATCGGCTCGCCCAAACCTAATCCGGTAAGCCATGTAGCCTATGGCTATGCCACCCAGCTTTTTATCCTGGATAAAGAAGGGAAAGTCGTCAAAGTTATTGCCGCTCATGACGTGGGCAGAGCAATCAATCCCCTCTCCGCCGGCGGTCAGGTAGAAGGCGGTGTAGCTATGGGGCTGGGCTATGCTTTAACGGAAGACTTTCCCTTAAAAGATGGAATCCCTCAGGCAAAACTTGGTACCTTAGGGCTTTTTAAAGCACCGCAAATGCCCCCTGTCGAAGTCCATTTGCTTGGCAAAAACAGCCCCGAGATAGCCTTCGGCGCTAAGGGGGTTGGCGAAATCGTCTGTGTTATGGGGGCTCCGGCCTGTCAAAATGCCTACTATAAAAAGGACGGGGTATTCAGATATAAATATCCTTTGGAGAATACCTATTATCGCAAGCCAAAAGCTTAAAAAATTCAATTCTCTTTCGCTTATTTTGAGGTTTGTACGAAGTTGAAAAACTTTTATCTAATCTTCAGCAGGTCAAATTATGCAACGTTGCACAATTTGACCTGCTGAAGAACAAATATTTCAGAGTATGGTTATAAATCGAACAGATAATTTCCACCTTTATAGCGTAAAATGATACAAATAATAAGTCTTTTCCGCGTTCTGACCGCTAAAAGCGACTGCTCTAAGCCAGTTCATGCTGTCAGAACCTGAGTCTGAACCTTACAGACTCACAGGGTTATGATTGGAAACGATATAACCTTCACTTTTGAGAAGGAAAAGCTGCGGCAGAAGAATGCCTTACCGTTGAAGATACTGATGCGACTTGCTTTTAATTTCTCAAAGCAGGCCGCGTTTTTTTATAGTATACGATGATTGTTTTTCTTAATATTCAGTATTCTAAAGAAAAACTTCTTCGATAAGTAAGGCATATTGCTTAATAGCCAGAGCCGAAAAAGTGAACTAATTACCTATAAATCGAGTTGGCCACCAAAGCTTTGTATTGAGCTTCCGTTAATTTGCAGTGATAGAACAAGTCGTAATAACGGGCGGTCTCTTTATAGAGATCATAGTTAGCTTGTTCGGGATAGAGCAACTGAGTAATCCAGATCATGCCCATATAACGGTTGACAGAAGGGGGGAAGCCCATCCAGTTATAGGGTCCCAGAGGTACCTCGTAATATTTGCCATTCTTGATAGCCTTTACTTCCTGCCAGGATTTATCTTGGCCGATTGTGCTGTAAATGCTGCCAGGCGCAAAGACAATCACATCAGGGTTCCAGAGGATGATTTGTTCCAGATCCACAGGATTTCCGCTGCCCTTGCTGGAGATGTCTTTGACCACGGCCACATTGTTGCTGATCCGATCAAGGATCTCGGCGTGGAATGAGTCTTTGGCCAGGACATTAAGACCATTGTCACCCAGACAATAGAGGAGATTGGCTTTGCCCTTTTCCCCGACCTTTTTCATAATCTCATCGGTA comes from Desulfosporosinus meridiei DSM 13257 and encodes:
- the xdhA gene encoding xanthine dehydrogenase subunit XdhA, whose product is MNVGKSIPRVDAFDKATGRTKYTDDLCDSRALVVKLVHSTIAHGLVKAIDISEAEKVEGVVKIVTCFDVPKYYFPTAGHPWSTDPHHQDVADRLLLTDRVRFYGEEVAAVIAANDIAAAQAVRKVKVDYEEYPFVLDVQEAMEERAPQLHENYPNNILGHSNLRIGNYQEAIKEPGLIKFDNWYDTPTVQHCHIENHICYAYEENGRINIVSSTQIPHIVRRVVGQALGISWGKVRVVKPYIGGGFGNKQDALYEPLCAYLSTQVGGRLVKIDVTREETFTNNRVRHAIRSHIITWVRPDGTIVARKLEAFSNQGAYASHGHGIAAKGMGAFPQLYPCPNVEADAYTVFTNRTVAGAMRGYGIPQAMFPVESQIDDIARQIGAHPLEYRLKHLMPVGYVDSFSKNENYFDSFRQCIEKGKAAIDYDRKYEEYKNQTGNIRRGIGCAVFWYNTAVWPISLETSSCRMVLNQDGSVQLQLGETEIGQGADTVFAQMAADILGFSMDKINVISCQDTDVTPFGTGAYASRQTYVGGFAVRQTAELLKTKILEYAHELTRMPVFNLEIADNNIVRTTDGRILMSVGDLACEALYSLTHSQHITAEGTYQIKTNAYSFGCCFAEVEVDIKYCKVKVLDIVNVHDCGQLINPDLAEAQVHGGMSMGIGYALSEQLLYDPKSGRALNDNLLDYKLPTTMDHPDLAAQFVENYEPTSAFGTKALGEPPVCPVAPAIRNAILNATGVPLYKIPMTPHVLFERFTEEGLI
- the xdhB gene encoding xanthine dehydrogenase subunit XdhB → MYDIKALYEAGSIREAVELRLAHPEADIIAGGSDVLVQMREGKRAGKELISIYMIDEMRGIRLDENEAIRIGSLTSFSHITKHELIQKHINVLGEAVDMIGGPQVRNIGTIGGNTCNGVTSADSASTLHAWEAIIELTGPEGVRRIPIKEFYLKAGVVDIRAGEIQTAIIIPKESYAGCKGHYIKYAMRNAMDIATTGCSVNVKLSEDKKTILKVRIAYGVAGPVPMRCPAAEVKANGQPVCSETVKAFAAGVLEDINPRDSWRASKAFRQHIAVELAERCLIEAIRLSGGEI
- the xdhC gene encoding xanthine dehydrogenase subunit XdhC is translated as MSAQYKLVKCSINGKDVETMVDVRASLTDMLRNDYSLTSVKKGCEVGECGACNVIIDGECFNSCIYLAVWAEGKKIRTLESLLGPDGELSDIQQAFIDETAIQCGFCTPGFIMTAVEILETGQEYTRDQLRKLLSGHLCRCTGYENVVTAVEKTMLRRLGKLD
- the xdh gene encoding selenium-dependent xanthine dehydrogenase; translation: MFIVNINGKDYQSETDLSLMDFLRDELQITSVKNGCKEGACGTCTVIIDGKTVRACVQKLSKLAGKKIQTIEGFTERERQVFGYAFAASGAVQCGFCIPGMVISGKSLLDRNPDPTREDVKGSIRTNICRCTGYSKIEDGILLAAKMLRENLEIPEMVQTGKVGEKTCRVDALPKTLGTAMYADDFSFPGMLYGKNVFSKFARAKILAIDLSKALIMPGVVAIYTAKDIPGQRYIGHLAQDWPGMIDVGEQTKCCGDTLAMVVAETREQAMAAVKAVEVQYEPLNPICTPQEAAVPDAHQIHGEGFWQFGKFRIPENNLFDHEEVKRGDAETALRNAKFVVEGTFQLPPTEHAFMEPETAVALPDGDGVKVITGGQGIYDEYHEISAYLGLPLEKVRIQSAVVGGGFGGKEDMSVQHQAALCAYLTKRPVKVAFSRQESINYHPKRHAMEIYCKIGCDEKGILQGMQARITSDTGAYASLGGPVLQRACTHAGGPYNYQNVDIEGNAYYTNNPPAGAFRGFGVTQSCAVVECLINQLAEKAGISGWEIRYRNAIRPGQSLPNGQIADEGTAMAETLAAVKEEFEKYEADPDYYVGIASAMKNAGVGVGVPDIGRCNLKIIGGKVHARSSAGAIGQGIQTVLTQVICDTTGLLTNQVVVEHPDTKYTPDSGTTTASRQTVFAGEAARQSALQLKAELDTGKSLADLEGNEYIGEFEFKTDPIGSPKPNPVSHVAYGYATQLFILDKEGKVVKVIAAHDVGRAINPLSAGGQVEGGVAMGLGYALTEDFPLKDGIPQAKLGTLGLFKAPQMPPVEVHLLGKNSPEIAFGAKGVGEIVCVMGAPACQNAYYKKDGVFRYKYPLENTYYRKPKA